Genomic window (Festucalex cinctus isolate MCC-2025b chromosome 7, RoL_Fcin_1.0, whole genome shotgun sequence):
GGTATGAATTATTACCTTACCCCTCCAAAATATGAGGTGATTTATTATATTCAGATTATGATTTGTTTTTCAAGTGTTACATTACATACCTGACTGTCAGCTCTGTAAAGACCGTGgggccacacacacaaacatagcaCTTGGAGCCTTCCGGCCTACTGAGAAATTCCTGAATTACTGGCTCATCCACACGGCCCGTCCTGCCTGTCCAGCTTTCACACGGCTCTGAGAGGATGTGCTCCACTTGGAACCTGACCAATCACATGACCACAAATATCCTTAGGATGTCATCAGTGTGTAATTGTAGAAGTGGCTTCTAAATGAGTGATTAGGCTCTAAAATAAAATCCCAgaataccccccaccccccaaatctGATttcaattaacattttaaaagaaaacacacaTAACACACTGTGATGGTagattttctataaaaaaagatttgtcTCACCATACATTCAAGTTTGATACCTTTTAACGGTGTTAATAAAAACTACAGTACCTTTCATCACTAGCAGTTAGTTCATCCAGTTCCCTTTGCCACAAGATGTCCTCTAACCGTCGGttaaaaaacagcaaatggGTTTTCCTGGGGATGCACACATACAGTCGGGGTCATAAGTTTTCGTATCTTCATCATGAACATGAATGTAATTGTGCATTTGAACCACTGTTTGACACCATCTTGTGACCAAAGGACTACGACAAAGTGAGGGTGACGACtagaaattaattaaattaatatctAGAAAATCAAGCTCTTTCTCAAAATGTGGCATGAACCTCCATAGAAGCAGTGCTACATTGATTGAATCCTTTTTCCAGACTATAGGATTGATAAATTCAtctcagaattttattttatttttttaaatatagagaCCTGATAGTGCTGATCTCCCGTAGGGCCACTTGAATGAGACGAGACATTGGAGTGAAGCCTGTGCCTGCTGCTAAAAGGTAGAGAACTGTAGTGTCACGGAGAGAGCGGAGACTGAAGCTGCCATCTGGACCACTAATGGAGACATGGTCACCTAAAGGCAACGTTACAAAGAACATCACTAAAACTGTAGGTAGGATAAAAGCAGAATTAACTGAGCATTACAGTCATCATTGCTTTATACATACATGTTTACATCATATTGTTTCTATAATCAGTAATAGAAGCAAGCCTGTTCTGTTTGTAGTAGACACATTACacttcacattttctttttttttaatttttattaaatgattCGAGTTACAGTAATCCATTATCGCTCCAGACCACAACTGCaatagacaaaaataaataattttgataatcgattagagtgatctgttgatttttttttttttcaattacggTCATCaataggattaaaaaaaaaaaaaaaaccagtacATTATTTCAAATAGACAGTatagaaaaacacacaaatgtatATTGTTTATGATTTAGTTACTGGTTTTATTTACATGTcagaaaacagacaaaaaattgGATTATTGTTTTCCAAGGTAAAAGTAGATTTCTGTAAATGTCTTTTGTGATAAAGCACTAAGATAATCAACTTGCTTTCCTGGAAGTCCacatcattttcaaaatattcaATTCTGATTGGCTAATAGCAGGGCTCTTGCTTGCTTTAAGAGCAGCATAAGTGTAATGACTAGAGATTTTAATAGATATTCATTTTATaacatttgtttaatgtaattgttgaatgacttaaaaaaaaaaacataacattttcGTCTTACGTGTAAATTAATCACTCACTCTTACATTAGTGAAACGACAAAGACTTACCTATGCATAGGCTGTTGAGATGTTGAGTCAGCACTCCATCAGGATAAACCTTAATCATGAGGTAGAGGTCTGTTTTTTCTGAGGAGATATTGGGGCCAATTGATGAAAGACCCTGGTCGACTGGCGTGTATGGTCGCACTACCTCTATGTCTGGATAAAGCATAAACACGTTAGAGCTTTAAATTAGACAAACTATTTTCTGTTCattcttgtgtatgaaatatgctctaaaaataaagccttttGTCGTggcattacagaaaaaaaaaaagatatgctgAGGTCTAAACAGGTAGACTATAGTAAATCTGCACACAGAaagataaagattttttttttttctatacacAAGTTTGCGCTTTGAAATGCGTTTTGAACAGAGTCCAAAATTTTTGAGGTACCTTGAATGAGGGATTTGAGGTAGACGTGTTTCCCAACAGGCACATGCATGATAGTCCCACGTGGAAGTTGCAATTGAAACACATGCGTGTTATAGTTCACCTCAGTCTTCGACACCAACACGCAATcccgaaaaaaaagagctgcaaaaaaaaagctgtttcatATCCGGCACCGTGATTTTTGTTCAATTTAGTTGTAaaggttataggtcacattgGTTGAAAAAGTACTGAAATTACTAAATCAGTCTCATTTTTCATATTACAAAAATCTGCCATTCTAACATGGGTGTGCAGACCTTTTATATCCACTGAGGGTTCATTAAAGGGTATTAGTAATGGAATAATGGATGCCCGTTTCCAAACTTGAAGCTCACCTCTGtcttttttgcttaaaaatgtgTTGTGGAATTCCAAAGGCTGACCAAAACTTGACCATTTTCCTTCTGCTTGCTTGTGGATGGTCACCTGGATCTTGCCAACGGAGAAGGCAGTGTGAGCTATTGACAAAATGGCAGCACAGTGTAAGACAGAAAAACAGTTTTAggctgacaaacattttttgtcttcCCCCGCTATATCACTCCATTTAAAGAGATCATTTTTAAATCTTATTTTTTACAGCATACttcaaaaagaaaatatccctgtagaaaaatttgtattaaAGCATTCATCACCAACAAGCATATGCTAGCGGCATATTCCTACATTTGTTGTTAGAAGCTCAAATATTTTGGCAATTTAAGGTATCTTACCAGCAATGTCCCCATCAACGTTTTCTGAAAGACCTAAAACAACAGGGGAATAAAGAAAATTTGGCAACTTATGTTTGGGACCATGAGCATATTTGTATACTTTGCATGAAAAAAACCCCAATACATTTGCCATCGCTACTCACGTAAATGTACCATGTAGGACATTTTCCCGAGCAGCACTTCTACTCGTAGTACGCCAGCCTCAAGATCAACGACGGTACAGCCAGAGCTGGGTATCTAAGGGTAATATCACAATAATACATTATcggtacttaaaaaaaagggttgtttttttttttttttaaaggtaaacaAACTACACCCCGGGCTTGAATTCAAACttaatactgtataaaaatagaaaactaagcatccttttacatatatttgactGACGACTAACTCCTGATGTTATGGCTTTGTGAACAGATATTTATTATGATTGGAATAAGCTCAATGGTGAGGTTATTGTGCCCATGGTAAGGACATGTAGATACCGGTTGAACTTTGGCAAATGTGTCAATATAAAGTTACACAAAATTAGTTAAGAACATcccaaaaaacaaacgtttTCATGTTTGTTGATTTTGGACATAAGTGTACATAGCAGATGAGTAGTTACCTTCCTTTGGGTATAAATAACCAAATGAACCGTTGTTGCAGTTTGGAACCAGTCGTACCTGCTCGAACAACACAGAGATGAGACAGTAGAGATAAGACTTCACTTGACATGAGGTTATTgttttacattctattttaaaagtCGTCTTATACCGAGGTCGAGAGTCTTTGACGGGCAGAGGAGCCACTTGGTTAGAGGGGGTGAAGACTGGTTGTGGTGGTGGAATCATTGCTGAGGAGAAAATAGGGAGAACATTAAGAACATGACAAAATGTGCATAAATAATCTCTTTATTAATGTTAATTGATGATCATCCATCACCTATTTTAATATATTGCAATTCTCTACTGGAACACAGCTAATGCAAATAAGCCTGAATGCTGCAAAATATGTGATCTCCTCAAAACTGTCCAGTAAAATCAgagatacaattttttttaatgtaataatctataaaaatgtcaaatatttttagaactaTAGCCCACacaatttcagaattttttatatGTTGTATGCTAGTTCCAGCTAAAAGAAACTCATTCAAAGTCTAATAATACCCAAGTAGATGAAACCAAAATGTCAGTGAGGTTGCTTCACCTCATGGGGAAGTTGCATAATCGTTTCATCAACCCTTaaattccttgaaaaaaaaaaaaaaaaaaaaaaaaaaaaaaagtcttaagtgTCTTAAAGTGGAGGTCAAATTAAAGAAACATTTAATATGACCAAACCCACAAATGTTTAGCAATGATGTTTGCAATAttattaaagaaaatgtttgacttgactttgactTTACATTAACACATGACATACACTtgtacttataaatttataaaaCAGGCCAGAATTTATGAGATGTGTACCATTCTTGAAAGGAAACATTAGTGATCAGGCAaaacataaatgtgttttattttaaatgaaattcaAACTCAATATATGGCATTTCATAAAAGTACAATCATTAAATAAAAGAGTCAACTCATtttccaaaaaatgtccaactttTCACAAATTCTATGACCAGAACTGATCTCATTATAACATAAATCATTTACTGGTATATTGTTTCATTCTCACCCAATAAGATACGAGAATCAATAATGAATCAGAGCAATAAGATCGATAATAGACAATTTCTATAGTGCGTAATTTAAATAAGTCAATGACAAAACTGAGCACTATTATGATAATaaaggtggactttttttttttttaatccctccatactgtattaaaaataccTTTAATTGCTGTGGTGGGCTTCGTAGCCATCCTTCCCACCAGACACTCTTTCAACATGGACTCATAGTTTACCCACCGATGGACCTGTGGACAAATAGAACACATACACTTTGTTGAGTCTTATCAGCAATTATAAGTCACAGTCAAGCCACAAGTACCAACTATTTAAAAGGTAGtgagtaaatacattttcattagggTCACTCCGTGTGAAGTCACACACCCTCTCCAGTGCCACCTCTTCAATTTGCCTGTTTTTTATTCCATTCGTGctttttgatgtaaaaaaataaaaaaaaaataaaaaaaataaaaataaaaagaatcggACGTTTGAACCCCCAAGCTCAAACAGTTTTCAAGTTATGGCGCCAAAAATTTGGGTGCCACGCCCATGTTTGGGATCCAGGACTTACCAAATTGTTTACCATATTTGGAGGCCTTCATCTTTTGTTTTAAGGTAGGTACACACTAGCGAATTGCTCTTTGTATGTATTCTGGCCCTGTCTATCAGAATGTGCACTTACAAATAGCATAGGTGTCCTATATTAAcaagtagtgttttttttgttttgtttttttaataacgccatacattttgttgtcattttgttcTGAGTACTTGTGTGAATTCACACGGAAAGACCTATTAGATACTAGATAGAAACATTACCACTCAACATAAAACCTCCACACCTGGTCAAAGAGGTCAGTGCCATCTATGCCTGCTGCCTTCATCAGCTCATCTTCTCCACCAGGGTGGTAGTCCATGTAGGGGGTGACATTATACACCATACCTACAAACAATAGTCATATCAGTCAAGGTGCCGCTGTTAAGGGTCCATGTTAAACAATTCTGCAAAGCAGTTGTGTGCGTTTTCTGATACAAAAGTTTTGAAACACTTGTGCTCTATTATACTAACGAAAATGTATATACATTTCTGACCTTAAAGGAAGTAATTTTAAAAATCCTTCTCTCATTCTGTCATTTGTTAAGTGTGATTTTGGCAATCTAATTGACTAACAGCAAGAGCTTAGTCTGATTTCATGTCAGACAGTGGTTTCAACTGCATAAATAGAAAACTTTATAGCGCATAGGGAGAAGATGGGCTTGGTTTGGGTTCCATGCCCAATTCTGCGGCACCTCAGCTGTGAGCATGGCTTGACATTACAGGTACTGCCTGCCAAATGCAGGTGAATTTCAGTAACAGTCTCGGATTACAGCCCACTTATCCTGAATCAGTGAGTGAGAAAGGAGAATAACCTGACTATTCTGTACATAATTTTCTCAAGTGCTTCGACCTGTTTTACCAAATGCTCAAGTTGGTGCAAACAGCAAAATTGTGACTAGTGAAAACTCTGAGTGACTGAGTAGTCACAGTGGCTAGTAAGCCCAAAAGTTGTCAAGCCTTGGTTGTGAGTGCGTGTCAGTTTGACTCAGAATAAGTGATCTTGAGGTCCCTTCAGTCATAATCTTAACCACAAGAGTCCTCAAGTTGACATCTCTTACCTCGTATACAAGTCCAGCAGTCATTCCTGGTGTTGTGTTTCTGCAGTTCTTCATGGGTAACTTCAATCAGATGCCCCCTCAACCCGGTTAGATCTTTGCCACTTTTGGAGAACCGAATCCAGTCCATAAGACTGTGCCCTGGTTTCAAGGCAACCTACATGATGGAACACAGGAAAATACTTGAGGACACAGCATCATTATTTCTAATTAATTATTACgatcaaaatgactttcattagTTGCGTCCTTACCTTGGTCCTCCCCGACTGTCCCACCCGCTGCTGGGAACTCGGCGCAGGAAACGACTGAGTTGGAATGTTCAACATGTTGCGAATGCCTCGCAGACACCTCGACTTTCGAAAATCTACTTGAAGAAACCGTTGTTATCTCAGTCAATATCAAAAGAACGAAAACGCGTTCAACCTTGATGCGAGAGAATATTGTGACTCGACAAAACCGCCTCCCTTCTGACACATCTCTGTTGAGCAATGCAGCTGAGCTACAATGCTACGTTAAGCTAGGAAACAAACTCAGATACTTAAAAATATGAAGCGTGTTAATCACATTATTTCACTCTACCTATGTAATGCGCGACACGTGGACCACACAATGACTAACGTCAATGAGCAATTTACTAGAACTACATTCTTCGACGCATATCATAGCATCCCTAACATTTAAACGTCATCAAACTACGACGGAACTTGAGACAGTCATCCAGCCGAGACGGCAATTAAATATGACGTCACGACATAGACGCACGTCTCAAATCGAGTGAACCTTCTCCGCAGTTGAGCTTCACTTTTGTGGGTTAGCTCAATTGATGTTTTATGAAAAATTGCTGGTATTGGattaaaaaatgtcttaaaGCGAGAAATAAAAGAATAGTAGGTAATAAATGGCATTGAGCCGCAGCTGTCACGACTCACGGCAATATGAAACGTGCTGtactatttatgtatttaccaCACAATAGCGTAATTAACTATATTATATAAAggttaatacaaataaataacttaCCGATAATTAAACTGATAAGCAATGTGCTGAAAAATGAACCTCGGCCACCCGACTCGCTGTCACTGCcaatatcgtcatcatcatcctctGAATCTTTGCGTTTCTCATCAGACATTGCACCCGCATGGTAGCCTTACAGcggtatattgtttttatttgcaatACATCAAGCCTTAATGAAGCAACCAAAGGCTGTCACTGAAATGCTAATCTGTTAAATGGATtacttgcatttcaaaataaaagattccACACGTTGTGAAaacttaacacacacacacacacacacacgaaggcTACTTTGTTTACTTATTATATGGCAACAATGCTGGAATCCACAAATGTATGCCTCATCACGAATCTTGGTCTGATCTTTGGCTGCTTTGTTTTGAACTCGTGGTGAAagccattttttgttgttgcactgTTTAAATCGCCCAGCAGAGGGTCTCAGCGCCACACTTATTTTAAACAGTTCATAAAAGTCAGAACCAAAATCATACTTTTTCTGaatatcattatcatcatcataatagtacagtaattattattatttatcatttCAGCCTTGCTAAAATGGAGACATACGtgtaaagaagtaaaacttgggAGGTAGGAGAGTTCAAAAGATCAAGTGTACCTCGGCGGAGGAGCTTGACCAATTGTTATGGTGAGTGGACATTACATTGTaaatccaaaaattttcagtgttTAGTCTTTTGTCAGAGAGCAAATATGAAAGATTTTACTGTAATCACAGCAGCAGTGTATTTGTGGGAAAATGGTAGGAGTGCAGCTGATGGGTAGAGGCCGGTGTGTCATAAatgaaatgtataaataaataaaattatgtcaTTTATTGCATAGAACAACAAGAATGTTTCTAGACCCTCTATGCCCCAccccaatagaaaaaaaactggacaatggaaatgtaaatatgtattttttaatgtttacataATGGACACGAACAAAGTACAAATCCCAACATGTCATTGCAGTGTACATGGGTTTCTACATACTCAAAAAGTTTGCTCGCTGATGTGATGTGAACCACTGCACTGTCACTGACTATATGATGGGCGGCATGGCAGATGAGTGGTATGCACATCGCATCTGCCTCAAGTTAGTTCAAATTCAGACTCCGGCCTCCCTTTTTAgagttgcatgttctccctgtgcttgtgTATGTTTTCTCCCAATTTCCCAATACATGCGTGATAACTCTAAATTATCCGTAGGTGTCAATAATTGTTTGTGTACAATGTGCACCTCTCCGAGCCAAAGCCGTCCTATTCTGCAGTTTAAAAGCAACTTATTGCATAACAACTTTTGTCAGTACTTTGCTCTTTTTTGGGAATTATGGTAAGTAAGTGTTTAGGTCATTGAAACTGTGGTAGGAGATCATCGAGATCATCGAAAACGCCCAGATTTGCATGTGCCAGTGGTGTACATTTCACTCTAGTGGTCAAATCGAAACAGCTGTTCAACATCTGGAGATGAGTAGAACTATTTGAGGAAAGCCAAAAATCTATGCAAACCCTGTCGCCAATTACTTTCTAGGGGAAAAGAAGCTAGAACTAAACTCCCTCTTGCAGGGTAAGGTGAAGGAAGCGCTTGTCCAGCAGATGGCATGCGACGCACATCAGGGATTGACGGCCTGTTTTCAGATTTCCACTTTTGTTTTCTGGAGTCCTGCCTGGACTGAAACTGTCTGTTACTGAgtacaattaaacaaacaaacaaataaataaatacaaatttgagAACTCCTGTTTCCCCTGAAAACACAGGaaaaaagctttcaattttatttctaaaacacatttttaagatTAAATACCGCATCTCCACctttcctgtttgtttttctttacttAGTAGTATGCCTCCTTCAGCGACAAATGACATTCGACACTCATCCTCTTCACGTGTCACGTATTCTAATTAAATGCATTTTCTCGTTTAACCTTGAGTGTCCTAATCGTAATCTTGTTATAATTGTTCCCTTGTGTTTCAATCCACTGCCTTCATCCCTCCCACTGTCTGCCATATTTGATAAAGATGTCGTCCTGTGTGACCTCCATTCCAGTGCTTTTGCATTCATTGGGTTCATTTGGTTTTTGACATAGGCCTTAAcctcagctgtgctgaaggatatTTCTACCACTGCCCATTGTTTTAAAGGGAAGTAAAACGTGTCttgaaaatatgttctatgtggcctcactgtggcggccatttttccacttgctgttgactgaaaatggcatcccAGTGCCTTAGTGCCCAGCTTATGaaggtcacgtgaccaaacaaacaaacaaaaaacaacagatGACCCTTTCTTGGTCGTTaacgagccctgagcaactgtgatgtcgttttcagtcgacagcaagtggcaaaatggccgccacctcaGATGGATTGATTTTTAATACATTCCTGAACCTATGCCAACAATTACTAGTTAGCTTTTCACTCGTGCCAACGTATATGCACGATCGATAGCTGATTATGTTGACTCACTCATACAGATTCGACCACGTTCCACCGCCCACCTGTCACCACTCACCACACCTGAACTCTGACCTCATTCTCCATTGCCTTGGAAACCCCTTCTGTAGCTTCGAACGAGGGGTGGAGAGAAGATATATGGGTTTGGTATTCCGAGCCAATCTCATGGCCGCTTATGATCCATGAATAGAGAGTGAGTCCGCTTCTGGTTATCCCCTACAGACCCCACCCCGCATCTCTTTCTTTGCTTGTGTACCCTTGTGCTTCTCTGTTGCTTCTCTCTGTTTACTTTCTCTTTGCTTGTTTTGTGTGTTGATGTGCCAGACAGATGGCGCGCACACGAAAAGGTTTCTCTGAAGTTTGGAACACATCCCTGACCCTAATACATTAAACTAACAAAGGAAACAAGTGA
Coding sequences:
- the cyb5r4 gene encoding cytochrome b5 reductase 4, whose protein sequence is MSDEKRKDSEDDDDDIGSDSESGGRGSFFSTLLISLIIDFRKSRCLRGIRNMLNIPTQSFPAPSSQQRVGQSGRTKVALKPGHSLMDWIRFSKSGKDLTGLRGHLIEVTHEELQKHNTRNDCWTCIRGMVYNVTPYMDYHPGGEDELMKAAGIDGTDLFDQVHRWVNYESMLKECLVGRMATKPTTAIKAMIPPPQPVFTPSNQVAPLPVKDSRPRYDWFQTATTVHLVIYTQRKIPSSGCTVVDLEAGVLRVEVLLGKMSYMVHLRLSENVDGDIAAHTAFSVGKIQVTIHKQAEGKWSSFGQPLEFHNTFLSKKDRALFFRDCVLVSKTEVNYNTHVFQLQLPRGTIMHVPVGKHVYLKSLIQDIEVVRPYTPVDQGLSSIGPNISSEKTDLYLMIKVYPDGVLTQHLNSLCIGDHVSISGPDGSFSLRSLRDTTVLYLLAAGTGFTPMSRLIQVALREISTIRKTHLLFFNRRLEDILWQRELDELTASDERFQVEHILSEPCESWTGRTGRVDEPVIQEFLSRPEGSKCYVCVCGPTVFTELTVRLVKQQGFSEEEIHAFQG